A window of the Lysinibacillus irui genome harbors these coding sequences:
- a CDS encoding Zn-ribbon domain-containing OB-fold protein: MKVYECCGVESVTKKVYCSTCRQEIKNEREVSDKGTVYSFTVIHIAPEEFAHLAPYTVALVQLRDSTAKLTVRIQESVQIGDLVQLEEIKNGTYIYQKVRTA; encoded by the coding sequence ATGAAGGTTTATGAATGCTGTGGTGTGGAGTCAGTAACGAAAAAAGTGTATTGCAGCACCTGCCGCCAAGAAATCAAAAACGAACGAGAAGTCTCAGATAAGGGAACCGTGTATAGCTTTACGGTCATTCACATTGCACCAGAAGAGTTCGCCCATTTGGCACCGTATACCGTGGCACTAGTACAGCTAAGGGATTCGACAGCCAAGCTAACAGTACGCATTCAAGAGAGTGTACAAATCGGTGACCTCGTACAGCTTGAAGAAATTAAAAATGGAACATACATTTATCAAAAGGTGAGAACTGCTTAA
- a CDS encoding thiolase C-terminal domain-containing protein produces MTVYVHSVSMTKFGNNENASLKDLMLTASREALDEARDLKIDAVFVGNYMGGSLANQEILGAIVANDLGLGPIPTAKLEGACASGGIALRQGILGILSGEYESVLVVGVEKMKHAPTATVTQFINSAMDQTTNERYAGLTFPGFFGVVANRYFHETGANKSHLAKLALKNRENALQNPLAQFQKPATLEEIMNARMITDPLGLFDCSPITDGAAAVVLSRKPSDIKIAASAQASGPTMMQDAIDLLSLPAIRISGQQAYEKAGVGPEDIDVVEIHDCFSMTEMLAIEELGFFPKLEGWLAIEQGKTRVNGEKPVNTSGGLLSRGHPIGATGVAQFYQLVLQLRGNAPNQLEKRPRLALAQNLGGTGSYSVVHILERV; encoded by the coding sequence ATGACAGTATATGTTCATAGTGTAAGCATGACGAAGTTCGGTAACAATGAAAATGCTTCATTGAAGGATTTAATGCTCACTGCTAGTCGAGAGGCGCTAGATGAGGCAAGAGACTTAAAAATTGATGCGGTTTTTGTTGGTAACTACATGGGAGGTAGCTTAGCCAATCAAGAAATTCTAGGCGCGATTGTAGCAAATGACTTGGGGCTCGGTCCTATTCCTACAGCTAAATTAGAGGGTGCCTGTGCATCAGGTGGTATCGCTTTAAGACAAGGTATTTTAGGTATTTTAAGTGGCGAATATGAAAGCGTTTTAGTTGTCGGTGTAGAAAAAATGAAGCATGCGCCAACCGCCACTGTAACGCAATTTATTAACTCTGCAATGGATCAGACGACAAACGAACGTTATGCGGGTCTAACCTTCCCAGGATTTTTTGGCGTAGTCGCAAATCGCTACTTCCATGAGACAGGTGCAAATAAATCCCATTTAGCAAAATTAGCGCTCAAAAACCGTGAAAATGCTTTACAAAATCCACTAGCCCAATTCCAAAAACCAGCAACACTCGAAGAAATAATGAACGCACGCATGATTACCGATCCACTTGGCTTATTCGATTGTTCACCGATTACAGATGGAGCAGCAGCAGTTGTGTTATCTCGTAAGCCATCGGATATTAAAATAGCAGCATCTGCACAGGCTTCAGGACCGACGATGATGCAGGATGCCATTGATTTATTATCATTACCAGCGATTCGTATATCAGGTCAGCAAGCCTATGAAAAAGCAGGGGTTGGTCCTGAGGATATCGATGTTGTGGAAATTCACGATTGCTTCTCTATGACAGAAATGCTAGCCATTGAAGAGCTCGGTTTTTTCCCGAAATTAGAAGGCTGGTTAGCTATTGAGCAAGGCAAAACGCGCGTGAACGGAGAAAAGCCTGTCAATACAAGCGGAGGTCTTTTATCGAGAGGACATCCTATTGGCGCAACGGGTGTGGCGCAGTTTTACCAATTAGTACTGCAATTACGCGGAAACGCACCAAACCAGCTAGAAAAACGACCACGATTAGCACTTGCACAAAATTTAGGTGGCACTGGTTCTTATTCGGTTGTCCACATATTAGAAAGGGTGTAG
- a CDS encoding class I adenylate-forming enzyme family protein, translating into MSTIGQLALKSARAYPDKIAVKFKDRAISYAELMERAYALTAYFKSLNLQKGERVGILMSNRLEHIELDVAVSLYGLIKVPLNYRLHPKEHDYQVKDSGMSLIIGEKSLIVPLQIDFPILYCGEPYEQVVKQFEGQSHENEVDENDTMAIMYTSGTTGNPKGVMLSHRNMVSGALSLAMACEVDYTDMLGHVAPLTHGANFLSHVAWLYGLTQVVYDKFEPEQFVHLLEQDRISIIFLVPTMVNLMIQHDQFNPQKLHTIKSINMAGSPIAAAKLQEALDKVGTKFVETYGQVEGPMCISMMPREDLPSRLDSCGRVGPFVDVKIVDAEGNECPVGEIGEITAKGPLIMQGYWNNEKATAETLRDGWLHTGDLGKLDEHGYLYIVDRKKEVIISGGVNIYPREVEEVLNKHEFVKETCVIGIPDDKWGESIVAYVVPNGRGEIEKEALIELCQQHLASFKKPKEIFVVESLPKSSYGKILKRELVKQHMEVTQ; encoded by the coding sequence ATGAGTACAATTGGCCAACTAGCACTGAAATCCGCTCGAGCGTATCCAGATAAAATAGCAGTTAAATTCAAAGACCGTGCGATTTCCTATGCCGAATTAATGGAACGAGCCTATGCACTAACAGCTTATTTTAAAAGCCTGAACTTACAAAAGGGCGAGCGCGTAGGTATTTTAATGTCCAATCGATTAGAGCATATTGAGCTTGATGTAGCTGTTTCTTTATATGGTCTTATTAAAGTACCGCTGAATTACCGTTTGCATCCGAAAGAACATGATTATCAGGTGAAGGATTCAGGTATGAGTCTGATTATTGGTGAAAAGTCATTAATTGTTCCGCTGCAAATTGATTTTCCAATTCTTTATTGTGGAGAACCGTATGAGCAAGTAGTGAAACAATTTGAAGGCCAGTCCCATGAAAATGAAGTAGATGAGAATGATACAATGGCCATTATGTATACTTCCGGAACGACAGGCAATCCGAAGGGCGTTATGCTATCACATCGCAATATGGTCAGTGGAGCCTTGTCATTAGCAATGGCGTGTGAGGTTGACTATACGGATATGCTCGGTCACGTTGCACCACTCACACACGGGGCAAACTTTTTAAGTCACGTGGCATGGCTCTATGGCTTAACACAAGTTGTCTACGATAAATTTGAGCCAGAGCAATTTGTTCATTTATTAGAGCAGGACCGTATTTCAATCATTTTCCTAGTACCAACGATGGTCAACTTAATGATTCAGCACGATCAGTTCAACCCGCAGAAGCTTCATACCATTAAATCGATTAATATGGCAGGTTCACCCATTGCTGCTGCTAAGTTACAAGAGGCACTAGATAAAGTAGGAACAAAATTTGTAGAAACCTATGGTCAAGTAGAAGGGCCGATGTGCATTTCTATGATGCCACGTGAGGATTTACCATCTCGCCTTGATTCATGTGGCAGAGTTGGACCATTTGTTGATGTGAAAATAGTGGATGCTGAGGGCAATGAATGTCCAGTAGGAGAAATAGGTGAAATTACAGCAAAGGGTCCACTTATTATGCAGGGCTATTGGAATAACGAAAAGGCGACAGCGGAAACATTGCGTGACGGCTGGCTTCATACAGGCGATTTAGGCAAACTAGATGAGCATGGCTACCTATATATCGTTGACCGTAAGAAGGAGGTCATTATTTCAGGTGGCGTTAATATCTATCCTCGCGAAGTAGAGGAAGTGTTGAACAAGCATGAATTCGTCAAGGAAACATGTGTAATTGGTATTCCTGATGACAAATGGGGCGAATCCATTGTCGCATATGTCGTGCCAAACGGGCGTGGAGAAATTGAGAAGGAAGCTTTAATCGAGCTTTGTCAGCAACATTTAGCGAGCTTTAAAAAGCCAAAAGAAATTTTCGTAGTAGAGTCCCTACCAAAAAGCTCCTACGGGAAGATTTTAAAACGCGAGCTAGTAAAACAGCATATGGAGGTGACACAATGA
- a CDS encoding PCC domain-containing protein, whose translation MDNSRWQALYDRPTDRIIGRLKAGTDLFTGMKEVCNHFGVRGGQFQCMGSLKQATYVQVQRGEKQGTIVYSPKRQTTSPVELISGLGFIGIDMETNDLDIHFHGSFVDCDQHFSGGHFLEGENEIAITVEFILYPLKEAIPKRRKDDQFGVLIFHFDE comes from the coding sequence TTGGATAATTCTCGGTGGCAAGCTTTGTATGACCGACCTACGGATAGAATTATCGGCAGATTGAAAGCAGGAACGGATTTATTTACAGGGATGAAAGAGGTTTGCAATCACTTTGGTGTCAGAGGCGGGCAATTTCAATGCATGGGGTCCTTAAAGCAGGCGACCTATGTTCAAGTTCAGCGAGGTGAAAAGCAAGGGACCATCGTTTATTCACCAAAACGGCAAACTACATCTCCAGTCGAACTTATTTCAGGTTTAGGCTTTATTGGGATAGATATGGAGACGAATGATTTAGATATTCATTTCCATGGATCTTTTGTCGATTGTGATCAACATTTTTCTGGTGGTCATTTTCTTGAAGGAGAAAATGAAATCGCTATCACAGTCGAATTTATACTCTATCCATTAAAAGAGGCCATACCGAAAAGACGAAAGGATGACCAATTTGGGGTGCTAATTTTTCATTTTGATGAATAG
- a CDS encoding SDR family NAD(P)-dependent oxidoreductase, producing MTLKDDVAIVTGAASGIGQAVAVQLSKQGAHVVLVDLNSCEATIEKLAHDSYLECLGDIRDAEFVKATVNRTVEKYGEIHILVNNAGTCSRKNIETMTFEDWSRDLDTNLKATFMFTQACVYPHMKDAQYGRIINISSVSGINGGVTSGEDGTGRSGPAYAASKGGVIALTKWVAKELGPFNITCNSVAPGATLTAITTGVPYNLDQQVIKRIGTPEDIASAVLYFASREASYATAQVLKVDGGISIG from the coding sequence ATGACATTAAAAGATGATGTAGCGATTGTTACAGGAGCGGCAAGTGGTATTGGACAGGCAGTCGCAGTTCAGCTTTCAAAGCAAGGTGCACATGTTGTATTAGTTGACTTAAATTCATGTGAGGCGACAATTGAAAAACTAGCACATGATAGCTATTTAGAGTGTTTGGGGGATATTCGCGATGCGGAATTTGTCAAAGCAACAGTCAACCGAACAGTAGAAAAATATGGAGAGATTCATATTTTGGTGAACAATGCTGGTACATGTAGTCGCAAAAATATTGAAACGATGACATTTGAGGACTGGTCACGTGATCTTGATACGAACCTAAAGGCAACATTTATGTTTACACAGGCATGTGTGTACCCACATATGAAGGATGCACAATATGGTCGCATTATTAATATTAGCTCAGTATCAGGTATAAACGGTGGTGTTACATCTGGTGAGGATGGTACAGGTCGCTCAGGCCCAGCATATGCAGCATCAAAAGGCGGTGTAATTGCTCTCACGAAATGGGTAGCAAAGGAGCTGGGACCTTTCAATATTACTTGTAACTCCGTAGCACCAGGCGCAACCTTAACAGCTATTACAACGGGGGTTCCATACAATTTAGATCAGCAGGTTATTAAGCGTATTGGTACACCTGAAGATATTGCAAGTGCTGTCTTATACTTTGCATCTAGGGAGGCTAGCTATGCGACTGCTCAGGTGTTAAAAGTAGATGGAGGGATTAGTATTGGATAA
- a CDS encoding TRAP transporter large permease, whose translation MTALLLFGSFIVLVFLRVPIAASLAVASMVVLFTSQGLSGFEALTDIMYTSVAKFTLLAIPFFILAGVIMDHIGISKRLIDFAQTLVGHRKGGIVLVTVLVAIFFAAISGSGPATVAAIGGILIPAMVKNGYRKETAGGLVASAGAIGIIIPPSIAFIIFAVVAGDQIPITINRLFMAGVIPGILVGIGLFIAGMYVRKRDIQKGIFNDSVEAAMKKSTGKERWEAFIKALPGLMIPVIILGGIYGGFFTPTEAAVIAVVYGLVVGLFIHRKGYIKMMYRIFIESALQTAVVMIIVSAASVFAYIVTTEQIASTISNTVLGLTDNKIIILLLVNIILLIAGAFIDAISAFYIFVPILLPIMLMLDVDPAVFGVFMTINLAIGLFTPPVGLNLYVAASMSKTNIIQISKGVVPFIVASIIVLLLVTYIPSLSTFLPDLLNIK comes from the coding sequence ATGACAGCATTATTACTTTTTGGCTCCTTTATCGTGCTCGTATTTTTAAGGGTTCCTATTGCTGCATCCTTAGCAGTAGCTTCAATGGTAGTCCTATTTACATCACAAGGGCTATCAGGATTTGAAGCATTAACGGATATTATGTATACAAGTGTAGCTAAGTTTACGCTATTAGCGATTCCATTCTTTATTTTAGCGGGTGTCATTATGGACCATATTGGAATCTCCAAGCGTTTAATTGACTTTGCACAAACATTAGTAGGGCATCGTAAAGGTGGCATTGTACTTGTAACTGTATTAGTCGCGATTTTCTTTGCTGCTATTTCAGGGTCTGGCCCCGCAACAGTTGCTGCAATTGGAGGTATCTTAATTCCGGCAATGGTGAAAAACGGCTATCGCAAAGAAACTGCTGGAGGATTGGTGGCGAGTGCTGGTGCAATTGGCATTATTATTCCCCCATCGATCGCCTTTATTATTTTTGCAGTCGTAGCAGGCGATCAAATCCCTATTACGATTAACCGACTTTTTATGGCTGGGGTTATACCAGGTATTTTAGTAGGGATCGGTTTATTTATCGCTGGGATGTATGTCCGCAAACGTGATATTCAAAAGGGTATTTTTAATGACTCTGTAGAAGCAGCTATGAAAAAAAGCACAGGAAAAGAACGGTGGGAAGCATTTATTAAAGCACTTCCTGGATTAATGATTCCTGTCATTATTTTAGGTGGAATTTATGGAGGCTTTTTCACACCAACAGAAGCGGCAGTAATTGCTGTTGTATATGGATTAGTTGTTGGACTGTTCATTCACCGAAAAGGCTACATAAAAATGATGTATCGTATTTTTATTGAATCGGCGTTACAAACAGCTGTTGTAATGATTATCGTAAGTGCAGCCTCTGTTTTTGCCTACATTGTCACAACAGAGCAAATTGCCTCAACTATTTCAAATACGGTTTTAGGTTTAACAGATAATAAAATCATTATTTTACTACTAGTCAACATTATTTTATTAATTGCGGGTGCGTTTATTGATGCCATTTCAGCATTTTATATTTTCGTTCCGATATTACTACCGATTATGTTAATGCTCGATGTAGATCCGGCTGTATTTGGCGTGTTCATGACGATTAACTTAGCAATCGGCTTATTTACACCACCTGTAGGGTTAAATTTATATGTTGCAGCAAGTATGTCAAAGACTAATATCATTCAAATTTCAAAAGGGGTCGTACCGTTTATTGTTGCTTCGATTATCGTCTTATTACTTGTAACGTATATACCTTCTCTATCAACATTTTTACCAGATTTATTAAATATTAAGTAG
- a CDS encoding TRAP transporter small permease produces MKFLDYFEEIVLSVTFAAITFITFVNIVSRNVVNLSLSFTEEITVNLLVLLTFVGTALGVRRYAHLGFTLLFDKGNKLTKKAIVIISSVASGVLFAVLLYYGMDMVLFQMQINQTTPALGMPQWILSSALPLGALLCLIRTVQAMVEEYKAVSNEGNGAKGDELV; encoded by the coding sequence ATGAAGTTCTTAGACTACTTTGAAGAGATTGTATTAAGCGTTACATTTGCAGCGATTACCTTTATTACATTTGTAAACATTGTTTCTCGCAATGTAGTCAATTTATCCCTTTCGTTTACAGAGGAAATCACAGTTAATTTGTTAGTATTACTGACATTTGTTGGTACAGCCTTAGGTGTGCGTAGATACGCACACCTTGGTTTTACCTTGTTGTTCGATAAAGGGAATAAGCTGACAAAAAAGGCGATTGTAATTATTTCATCAGTAGCAAGTGGTGTATTGTTTGCAGTATTGCTTTATTACGGAATGGATATGGTATTGTTCCAAATGCAGATTAATCAAACGACACCGGCCTTAGGAATGCCGCAGTGGATTTTATCTTCTGCCTTACCATTAGGTGCATTACTATGTTTAATTCGTACAGTTCAAGCAATGGTTGAAGAATATAAAGCGGTAAGTAATGAAGGGAATGGAGCGAAAGGGGATGAGCTAGTATGA
- a CDS encoding DctP family TRAP transporter solute-binding subunit has product MRKFLKGRNLLLAMLLIVSAILAACGGSGGESADAEGKEKSYKLKMSVTVSDSSTWYEAAKKLADDMDKETDGRIKIEVFTNEQLSGGDSGKAVEGLAKGSIDLTFNSTIIYSILDQRFGVASAPFLLKDHSEVDKVFNGEGGEKLKELLAEKGVQALGYGENGFRQITNSKREIKLPEDLNGLKIRIPGITMYTDLYRSLGTDPSTMTFSEVFTALQQGTIDGQENPIDVIASSKLEEVQDYLTLWNYSYDPLVLGMNKKLYDSLSDADRELFDRLGKEAAAYQVKIAREKEASQIEDLKSKGMNVYTPTEEELEAFKKVVQPVYDKYTDIWGEDLLKAFTP; this is encoded by the coding sequence ATGAGGAAATTTTTAAAAGGGAGAAATCTACTTCTTGCAATGCTCTTGATTGTTTCAGCAATATTAGCTGCCTGTGGTGGTAGCGGTGGAGAGAGTGCTGATGCTGAAGGCAAAGAAAAGTCCTATAAATTAAAAATGTCAGTCACTGTATCAGATTCATCCACATGGTATGAGGCAGCCAAAAAACTGGCAGATGATATGGACAAAGAAACAGATGGTCGCATTAAAATTGAAGTATTCACGAATGAGCAATTATCTGGGGGAGATTCAGGGAAGGCTGTTGAAGGCTTAGCAAAAGGATCAATCGATTTAACTTTTAATTCTACTATTATTTATTCGATTTTAGATCAACGCTTTGGTGTGGCAAGTGCACCATTTTTACTTAAGGATCATTCTGAGGTAGATAAAGTGTTTAATGGGGAAGGTGGAGAAAAGCTTAAAGAACTTTTAGCTGAAAAGGGTGTACAGGCTTTAGGATATGGCGAAAATGGCTTCCGTCAAATAACAAACAGTAAGCGTGAGATTAAACTACCAGAAGACTTAAATGGATTAAAGATTCGTATACCTGGTATTACGATGTACACAGATTTATATCGTTCATTAGGAACAGATCCTTCAACCATGACATTCTCAGAAGTGTTTACAGCGTTACAGCAAGGAACAATTGATGGTCAAGAAAACCCTATTGATGTAATTGCTTCGTCAAAGCTAGAGGAAGTTCAAGATTATTTAACATTATGGAACTATTCCTATGACCCATTAGTGTTAGGTATGAATAAAAAGCTATACGATTCTTTAAGCGATGCAGACCGTGAATTATTCGATCGTTTAGGGAAAGAAGCAGCTGCTTATCAAGTAAAAATTGCACGCGAAAAAGAAGCGTCACAAATTGAAGATTTAAAGTCAAAAGGAATGAATGTCTATACGCCAACAGAAGAGGAATTGGAGGCGTTTAAAAAAGTCGTTCAGCCTGTATATGATAAATATACGGATATCTGGGGAGAAGATTTACTGAAAGCGTTTACGCCATAG
- a CDS encoding CdaR family transcriptional regulator, with translation MFDLQIIGTKIVRELGELIDQHVVVIDHNGFIIASTDMTRMNQFHEGALIAMKNKEVMHMTKELSAQLKGVREGLVMPLVIEDTPIGVIGVTGQPFEIEKYGKLVQKITQFFVEDFLMHRKKERETKMFELFLLDLLNGQVNQLLLEQRAEMLNIETDLYDRVIIIQLNRRIDEKGMDYLRAIQIIHPQLHIFQWSFDKLVLLVPKVTRVHLEQTLHSFNRKLIKLYDDEIFIGVGNSHSFFALNESYNEASIALTVAVENRQIVFEEDLKLELLLSDLDEQKVGHFIGRTIGSLIEEEELIYNLEMWLKSKGGLQEIADALHIHKNTLKYRLKKIEKLLNIDINNNENKLELMIAILLFRKRKSV, from the coding sequence ATGTTTGATTTACAAATTATTGGAACAAAGATTGTTAGAGAGCTTGGTGAACTGATTGATCAACATGTCGTTGTAATCGATCATAATGGATTTATTATCGCCAGCACAGACATGACGAGGATGAATCAATTTCATGAGGGTGCATTAATAGCGATGAAAAACAAAGAAGTCATGCATATGACGAAGGAGCTGTCAGCACAATTAAAGGGTGTGCGCGAGGGTCTAGTCATGCCATTAGTGATTGAGGATACACCAATTGGAGTAATTGGTGTTACAGGACAACCGTTTGAAATCGAAAAATATGGGAAGCTTGTCCAGAAAATTACACAGTTTTTTGTTGAAGATTTTTTAATGCACCGTAAAAAAGAACGAGAGACAAAAATGTTTGAGCTTTTCTTACTAGATTTATTAAATGGACAGGTAAATCAATTACTACTAGAGCAACGAGCTGAAATGCTAAATATTGAAACGGACCTTTACGATCGAGTGATTATTATTCAATTGAATAGGAGAATTGATGAAAAGGGGATGGATTATTTGCGTGCAATTCAAATAATCCATCCTCAACTACATATTTTTCAATGGAGCTTCGATAAGCTCGTTTTGCTTGTACCAAAAGTCACTCGTGTTCATTTAGAGCAAACGCTGCATTCATTTAACCGTAAACTGATAAAGCTCTATGATGACGAAATATTTATAGGTGTTGGCAATTCACATTCCTTTTTTGCACTAAATGAATCCTATAATGAAGCAAGTATTGCACTAACGGTTGCTGTTGAAAATAGACAGATTGTGTTTGAAGAGGATTTGAAATTAGAGCTACTATTGTCCGATCTCGATGAACAAAAGGTGGGCCATTTCATCGGCAGAACCATTGGCTCTTTAATAGAGGAGGAGGAATTAATATACAATCTAGAAATGTGGCTAAAAAGTAAAGGAGGTTTACAGGAAATTGCCGATGCGCTTCATATCCATAAAAACACTTTAAAATATCGACTGAAAAAAATAGAAAAGCTGTTAAATATTGATATTAATAATAATGAAAATAAATTGGAATTAATGATTGCTATTTTACTGTTTCGAAAGAGAAAGAGCGTTTAA
- a CDS encoding (Fe-S)-binding protein: protein MVVTNVQQQMQHSFKTHVDENLLLDCMRCGFCLPSCPTYLHMEQDEAQSPRGRIALMKAVRDGIVPFDASVEQSFDLCLGCRACEPACPAGVQYGALIEQTREAVQEVKQSSFVEKTTRKIVFNHLFVKQKNMEHAASLVHLYQKTGLQKVVRKIGFLNLFPKHLKTMEAALPPVAKKVQPLKKVKTASMKVAFFTGCLMDTLYKETNEKTVSLLQMLGVDVVIPDNQSCCGALHGHSGELKRGKQNLIRNVELFDSDDYTYIVNNAGGCGAFLKEYEKHLHSDERYREKAVRFSEKTIDISSLLVKAGLLDYLATLPQQENKTLVTYQDSCHLRNVNKVFNEPRMILQALPNVHFKELPNANTCCGSAGIYNLLQPASAGNILTTKMATIKALQPTVIVTANPGCLLQIQSGIHKENLEANMQATHIVDFIYKSIENYSKISKIY from the coding sequence ATGGTGGTAACTAACGTACAACAGCAGATGCAGCATTCCTTCAAGACACATGTCGATGAAAATTTATTGCTCGACTGTATGAGATGCGGCTTCTGTTTGCCAAGCTGTCCGACATATCTTCACATGGAGCAGGATGAGGCGCAATCACCACGTGGTCGCATTGCATTAATGAAGGCAGTACGTGACGGAATTGTACCTTTCGATGCATCTGTAGAACAGTCATTCGATTTATGTTTAGGATGTCGCGCATGTGAGCCGGCATGTCCAGCTGGCGTACAGTATGGTGCTTTAATCGAGCAAACCCGTGAAGCCGTACAAGAGGTGAAGCAATCATCCTTCGTAGAAAAAACGACAAGAAAAATTGTTTTCAATCATCTTTTCGTCAAGCAAAAAAATATGGAGCATGCAGCTAGTCTAGTTCACCTTTATCAGAAAACAGGCCTACAAAAAGTTGTACGGAAAATTGGCTTTTTAAATTTATTCCCAAAGCATTTAAAAACAATGGAGGCAGCTTTACCACCAGTAGCTAAAAAGGTACAGCCATTAAAGAAGGTAAAAACGGCTTCGATGAAGGTGGCCTTTTTTACAGGCTGTCTTATGGATACACTTTATAAGGAAACAAATGAAAAAACGGTGTCCTTGCTACAAATGCTTGGTGTTGATGTTGTTATTCCAGATAATCAAAGTTGCTGCGGGGCTCTCCATGGACATAGTGGTGAGCTAAAGCGTGGTAAGCAAAACTTAATTCGTAATGTAGAGTTATTTGATTCAGATGATTATACCTATATTGTTAATAATGCAGGTGGTTGTGGTGCTTTCTTAAAGGAATATGAAAAGCACTTACATAGTGATGAACGCTATCGTGAAAAAGCAGTTCGATTTTCAGAGAAGACAATTGATATTTCAAGCCTGCTTGTCAAAGCTGGGTTACTGGATTATTTAGCAACCTTGCCACAGCAAGAAAACAAGACTCTTGTGACCTATCAGGATTCCTGCCATTTACGTAATGTCAATAAAGTCTTCAATGAGCCAAGAATGATTTTACAGGCCCTACCGAATGTCCACTTTAAAGAGCTGCCAAATGCTAATACATGTTGTGGTTCAGCAGGGATATATAATTTATTGCAGCCTGCATCAGCAGGTAATATTTTAACTACCAAAATGGCTACGATTAAGGCGCTACAGCCTACAGTGATTGTCACAGCCAATCCAGGTTGCTTGCTGCAAATTCAATCTGGTATCCATAAAGAAAATCTAGAAGCAAACATGCAAGCCACACATATTGTTGATTTTATCTACAAGAGCATAGAAAACTATAGTAAAATATCTAAAATATACTAA